GAAAACTCAATTCAGAAAACCTGGCTTCCAGACTTTTCTTCACCTTGCTAGAAATACAGGAGACCACCTGTAGGTTATTGCTGTCTAAAGGCGTGTTGAAAAAACTGGCCTGCTCCATGGGTTTTCCGGCAAATGCCAGGTATTCTGTCTCTTTTCCTGGGTGGAAAAGTACTCCCGGTACGAGTGCAAAGTTTGCGCTGTGAACGTAAACAGTACAAGGAATGTCGTTTTTCAGTAAGGGATCCGACACCACCAATTGTTCCAGATCCTCAGGCTTCGCTGGAGTGTATTCATGAATGCCGAGATTGGAATTATTGCTGTCTTTGGCAAAAATGAAAATGGCATTGGGGTATAAAAAAAGCGATAGGCTTGATGCATCTTCCACATCAAACCTATCACTTTTAAATACTTTGAGATTGTTTTCCAAAATAGGAGGTATTATTTCCAGTTACCTTCAGTAGAGGCATCTGTTCTTGAACCTACTCTCAAGGCTTTCTCGTTATTGTTTAATCTTCTTTCAGGGTTGATAGGATCTGGATCTCTTACTTCGAATACGTTGATTTCGTAAGAGTTACGCTCGATTTTGTCAGCAAAGAATTCAAACTGTTTTCCGCCTGAACCTGGAACGATTGCAAGGCTTTCTAGTTTGAAGTCAGGGTATTTTCTTTCGTTGAAAAGCGAGTCCATTACCGGTACAGAACCTAGGGTATCGAAGGTTACAGTAGTTTCTTCCTTACCGTATTCCAATAGTTTGGTAGTCTCTGTCCGCTGTACAAGCCAGATTTTTCCGTTTGAGATAAAGTTTCTCAAAGAATCCCAGCTTCCGGCATATTTACCGTTTGCAGCTTGATAAGCCAATTCAGCGTTTCTGATCATCTGTAGTTTTTCGATGATAGCGGCTTCCACTAAAGCAATTCTTTTTTCTTTCTCCACTACGTCATCTACACCTTTGTAAAGAAGGTAGCCTAGACCGATTGCCACTGCGAAGAAGACTAAGGATAGTACTTTTGATAAATTCATTTGCTATTTTTTTAAGAATCTGGGTAAGGTTGAAGGTTTTTAAATCGTGCTATTTTAGATAATTATTTCCAAATTTAAAATATCCTCGCAACAATACTAAGTCCTCCAAGGATTTAATTCCCCAAAAGATTTGATGAAGGGTGTCATGAGGCAATGATTGGATGCTTTTTAGGTCCATCCAGGAGATTTCTTCGATGATTTGAGATCTATCCGATAATTCAGGGTCTTTGCCTAGCATCAGCTTTCCTCCGGTCTGTCGCACTAGAAAAAAATGCTCCATGGCATGCAGGGGTGGGGCTAGCAACTCGTGGACGAAAAGGTATTTTTCTACCGCTACTTCCAATCCAGTTTCTTCTATGAATTCCCTTTTGAGATTCTCCTCGGCAGCCGCTCCATATTCCATCCCCCCTCCAGGTACGGACCAGAATACTCGCTGATTGCCCATTTTGTGCCTTATCATCAGGAGTTTGTCATCCTGTATCAAAATCCCATTTACTCTACTGCGCAAGTGATTTCCAAATTTCGCAGTGATTTGCTTGCTGATGTCCTCGTTTGCCATTTACATTCGCTTCTATGGGTAAAGATAATAAGCCTTTGCTGAGGCCATCGGATTTACTGATCAATAAATTTCCTTTTCAGCCTACTTCCGGACAACTTTCATTCTTCAGGAAAATGGATTCCTTTCTTTTGAAAGATCTGGAGAAAAAGTCAGCCTTCGTGCTGAGAGGGTATGCGGGTACAGGGAAAACCTCGGTGATCTCGGCTTTGGTGCAGGCGCTGCCCAAGCTCTCCATGCGGTCTCTGTTACTGGCTCCTACCGGGCGTGCTGCCAAGGTGATGAGCAATTATAGCGGAAGAGCAGCCTATACCATTCACAAGATTATCTACAAACCAAAATCCGAAGATGGCAGCCTGGGAGGAGGGTTCATTCTGCAAAGGAACTATTATAAGGACACTGTATTCATCATAGATGAATCTTCCATGCTTGCAGATGATGGCGGGATGTCTGGTAACCTGCTGGGAGATTTAATTCAGTTTGTATTTCAAGTGAGCAGTAACAGACTCATTCTGGTAGGGGATACCGCTCAGCTTCCGCCTGTTGGGAGTGAATATAGCCCTGCACTGGAGTCGGATTATTTACAGCGGCATTATAGATTGGATACGGATCAGGTGGAGCTGACCGAAGTCATGCGTCAGCGGCTGGAGTCCGGGATTCTCTACAATGCTACTAACCTGAGAAAGGAAATCCTGTTAGATCAGCCACAGATTCGGATTACAACCCAGACTTTCAGGGATACCTTTAAAATGACCGGAGAGCGGCTGGAGGACGGATTGCGCTATGCCTATGATAAGTTTGGTACAGAAAACACCACCATAGTTACCCGCTCCAATAAGGCTGCTGTACAGTATAACCAATACATCCGCAGAATTATCCATTTCTATGAGGATGAAATCAGTTCAGGAGATCTGCTGATGATTGTCAAAAACAATTATACCTACATGGCAGAATCGGAAAAGGTGAATTTTCTGGCCAATGGAGATATGGCCGAAGTGATGAAAATCCGATCTTTTGAAGAGTTCTATGGCTTCCGTTTTGCGACATTGGAGTTGCGCCTACTGGATTATCCGGATGAACCGCACTTCGAGGCAAAAGTAATTCTGGATACCTTGTACTCTCCCAGTCCCTCATTGACCCGGGAACAATACCGGAGCCTTTACCAGCAGGTGTCAGAAGACTATGCAGATGTGGCCAGTAAAAAGGAGCGGATGGAATTGATCAAAAAGGATCCATTTCTGAATGCTTTACAGGTGAA
This genomic window from Algoriphagus sp. TR-M9 contains:
- a CDS encoding NUDIX domain-containing protein; this encodes MANEDISKQITAKFGNHLRSRVNGILIQDDKLLMIRHKMGNQRVFWSVPGGGMEYGAAAEENLKREFIEETGLEVAVEKYLFVHELLAPPLHAMEHFFLVRQTGGKLMLGKDPELSDRSQIIEEISWMDLKSIQSLPHDTLHQIFWGIKSLEDLVLLRGYFKFGNNYLK
- a CDS encoding ATP-dependent DNA helicase is translated as MGKDNKPLLRPSDLLINKFPFQPTSGQLSFFRKMDSFLLKDLEKKSAFVLRGYAGTGKTSVISALVQALPKLSMRSLLLAPTGRAAKVMSNYSGRAAYTIHKIIYKPKSEDGSLGGGFILQRNYYKDTVFIIDESSMLADDGGMSGNLLGDLIQFVFQVSSNRLILVGDTAQLPPVGSEYSPALESDYLQRHYRLDTDQVELTEVMRQRLESGILYNATNLRKEILLDQPQIRITTQTFRDTFKMTGERLEDGLRYAYDKFGTENTTIVTRSNKAAVQYNQYIRRIIHFYEDEISSGDLLMIVKNNYTYMAESEKVNFLANGDMAEVMKIRSFEEFYGFRFATLELRLLDYPDEPHFEAKVILDTLYSPSPSLTREQYRSLYQQVSEDYADVASKKERMELIKKDPFLNALQVKFAYALTCHKAQGGQWKAVFVDQGYLTEDKVDRDFVRWLYTAITRATEELYLVNFAQSFFVKPNVDTEEDF
- a CDS encoding DUF3822 family protein, with translation MENNLKVFKSDRFDVEDASSLSLFLYPNAIFIFAKDSNNSNLGIHEYTPAKPEDLEQLVVSDPLLKNDIPCTVYVHSANFALVPGVLFHPGKETEYLAFAGKPMEQASFFNTPLDSNNLQVVSCISSKVKKSLEARFSELSFHHGSVSFLSYLFKERFNLLGQEILLSVFEGQLYAAAFTNQELSVFNRFELSGKEDILKYTLILIEQLGFDRNLVRINLYGATKSSEISEEWGSAYFQNFRLLTAHANQNYTHGFKHLKSLNLFEANWQFD